A window of Aurantibacillus circumpalustris genomic DNA:
ATCCAAAGTTTGCCTTCGTTGTTCCAGATAGCCACAAAATACACGTCGATTTTTTTATCCGTGTTAATGATATTAAAGGCGCACGGGATGGACAAAAAGTTCAGATAAAATTCAAGGAATGGAAAAACGGCGAACAAAATCCAACGGGTGTTGTTATTGAAGTATTAGGTTATCCGGGTCAACATAAAACCGAGATGAACGCGATTATGGCTGAATACGGTTTGCCAGATCATTTTCCAGATGAAGTAGAATACGAAGCGAAAAAACTTCCAACTGAAATAACCAAAGCTGAAATTGCAAAACGCAGGGATTTTCGTGGAGTCACAACTTTTACAATTGACCCCGCTGATGCAAAAGATTTTGACGATGCATTATCGATCCAACTTTTGGATAACGGCTTTTGGGAGATTGGTGTTCATATTGCTGATGTTACTCACTATTTAAAAGTGGGTACTGTTTTAGATAAGGAAGCTGTGAACCGGGCAACAAGTGTGTATTTAGTTGATCGTGTTATTCCAATGCTTCCAGAAGTATTGAGCAATTTTGTTTGTTCTTTACGTCCTCATGAAGAAAAATATTGTTTCAGTGCCGTTTTTCAATTGGATGAAGATGCGCAAATACAAGATCAATGGTTTGGTAAAACTGTAATTTATAGCGACAGGCGTTTTTCTTACGAAGAAGTTCAAACCATCATTGAAACAGGCGAAGGGGAGTACAAAGATGAAATTCTAGTTCTAGATAGGCTAGCAAAGAAATTACGACACGAGCGTCAGCGCAATGGATCGATCTTTTTTGATAAAGCTGAGGTAAAGTTTAAACTCGATGGTGAAGGTAATCCTATTGGTGTATTTTTTAAAACTCAAAAAGATGCACATAAACTTATTGAGGACTTTATGTTATTGGCTAATAAAAAAGTTGCCGAATTTATTGGTGGTAAACATGAAACAGCAGGGAAGTCTTCAACAAAAAATAAAGGAAAAGAAGATCCTAAATATGTGAGCGTTTACCGTGTTCACGATGTACCAAGTGATGAAAAAATGCAAGAGCTAAGTGGTTTTGCTGCTCGTTTCGGATACCAAATGAATTTAGGTAACAAACAAAAAGTTGCACAATCGATTAATAAATTATTGCAAGATGTAAAAAATAAAAAGGAGCAGAGTATGATGGAGCTTTTAGCTGTGCGAAGTATGGCTAAGGCTGTTTATACAACAAAAAATGTTGGTCATTACGGTTTAGGTTTTGATTATTATACCCATTTCACATCACCTATTCGTCGCTACCCAGATGTTCTTGTTCATCGCTTGTTAGAAGCAAGATTAAATAATAAAATTTATTCTAATAAAGACGAGCTTGAGCATTTAAGTAAACACAGTAGTGATATGGAGCGCACAGCCGCAGAAGCCGAGAGAGCTTCTATTAAATACAAGCAAGTAGAGTTTATGAAAGATCGAATAGGTGAGACCTTTGATGGTATTATAAGTGGTGTTACCGAGTGGGGAATATACGTGGAGGTTATCGAAAATAAATGTGAAGGAATGATTAGAAGCCGTGATTTAAAAGGTGATCACTTTATGTACGACGAAGATAACTATCGTTACATAGGGAAAAACACGAACAAAATTTATGGTCTTGGCGATACCGTAAAAATAATTGTTGTAGAAGCTGATTTAGTTAAAAAACAATTGAATTACGCCTTTGCTGATATGGAAGAAAAAAAGACAAAATTTGTAGATCATAAAAAACGAAGAGGTAGATAAGATGAAAAAAGGTTTAATAGTATTCTTAGTTTTTATTTTTTTGACAAACACTCTAATCTCGCAAAAAATAAACACGAGTTTAACTTATTCGGTTAATTTACCTGTAAAAAAAAATTCCAAAACACCGGTATTAATTTTGTTGCATGGATACGGGAGTAACGAGTCAGATCTTTTTGACTTAGCTAAAACAATGGACTCTAAATTTATCACCTTCTCTCTCAGAGCTCCAAATACAACCCGTGAAGGAGGATTTTGTTGGTACGAACTGGAATTTTTACCAAATCAGCAATTCAAATACGATTACAAGCAAGCGGTTTTAAGTAGAATGAAAATTTTATCTTTCATAAGCAATGCTTGTAAGGCTTATCAAGTCGACAGCACTTCTGTTTTTCTTTTAGGCTTCAGCCAGGGAACAATCATGTCTTACGACATAGCCTTATCGACAACAAATAAAGTTAAAGGTGTTGTAGCACTAAGTGGAAGAATGATGGAAGAAAGTAAACTTCAAAAAACAAATCTCGCACAACTTTCTAAAATCAAGTTTTTTATAGCACATGGTGAATCAGATAATGTAATTAAAATAGAAGAAGCGCAAAAAGCAAATGATTTTCTTAAAGAAAAAGTTTTGAAGGATCTAACGTATAAAACTTATTCAATGCCTCATTCAATTTCAGGAGATGAGTTGAACGACCTTCGATCGTGGCTTTCGAAAGCTATTATACCTTTTTAGAAGAAGGATTGAACAAAAACCGCTAAGAGTATAACCTAATAAATTACAGTCAATTTTATTAAACTATCTTTACGGACTTTTATGCCAAGGAATTTTTTTAAAAATTATCATATCCGTGATACGATTCACCTGGCTTGGCCGCTTGTCGCGACGCAAGTGGGTCATATTTTAACCGGAATGGTAGATAATATATTCTTAGGAAGGTTAGGGTCCACTGAACAAGCTGCTGGCATTCTCTCGAATAATTTATTTATGTTGTTGATGGTTTTTGCAATTGGGTTTAGTTATGCTACGACTCCATTAACCACAAGTGCTCATGAAAAAAATGACTTGTATAGAAAAGCTTCTTTATTTAAAAACTCACTTTTCCTCAACTTTACAGTGGCTTTGGTTTGTTTTATCTTTTGGTTTTTAGGATCAGGATTACTCAACTACATGAAACAACCACAAGAAGTAGTTGTTATGGCGGTACCATATTTTAATGTGATAATTTTTTCAATACTTCCTGTTTCACTTTTTTTTGCCTGCAAACAATATTGTGAAGGCTTAAGTAATACGCGAATGGCTCTAATCATAAGTCTCACCGGAAATGCAATTAACGTTGTTTTAAATTATTTATTAATCTATGGGGAATTTGGTTTTCCAGAGCTTGGTTATATGGGCGCGGCGTGGGCATCCTTTTATGCCAGATTATTTATGGGAGCTGCATTCGTAATTTTGATTTTTAGGTCGCCAGTTACACGAAGTATAAATAAAGTTTACACTAAAGTGAAAGTAAATTGGAAGGATTTAGCTGATCTTTGGAAAATTGGTTTTAATACAGCTATGCAATTTACTTTTGAAGTAGCGGCTTTTGTAATTGCAGGCCTTATGGCTGGCGCCTTCGGCAAAGAGCAAATAGACGCTCATGGAATTGCTTTAAACATAGCT
This region includes:
- a CDS encoding MATE family efflux transporter; translation: MPRNFFKNYHIRDTIHLAWPLVATQVGHILTGMVDNIFLGRLGSTEQAAGILSNNLFMLLMVFAIGFSYATTPLTTSAHEKNDLYRKASLFKNSLFLNFTVALVCFIFWFLGSGLLNYMKQPQEVVVMAVPYFNVIIFSILPVSLFFACKQYCEGLSNTRMALIISLTGNAINVVLNYLLIYGEFGFPELGYMGAAWASFYARLFMGAAFVILIFRSPVTRSINKVYTKVKVNWKDLADLWKIGFNTAMQFTFEVAAFVIAGLMAGAFGKEQIDAHGIALNIAAFTYMFASGISSAVTIRVGIYKAKGNWSEIKSASNAAFKLVLWVMGFFGASFIVFNKFLPMAFSTENNIIEMASGLLIIAAMFQLFDGMQVTIIGILRGLEDVRIPTLVTLIGYWIIALPLAYFLAFTLKMEITGIWIALLASLFSVALGLYWRLNYLIKHNLAK
- a CDS encoding alpha/beta hydrolase, which gives rise to MTNTLISQKINTSLTYSVNLPVKKNSKTPVLILLHGYGSNESDLFDLAKTMDSKFITFSLRAPNTTREGGFCWYELEFLPNQQFKYDYKQAVLSRMKILSFISNACKAYQVDSTSVFLLGFSQGTIMSYDIALSTTNKVKGVVALSGRMMEESKLQKTNLAQLSKIKFFIAHGESDNVIKIEEAQKANDFLKEKVLKDLTYKTYSMPHSISGDELNDLRSWLSKAIIPF
- the rnr gene encoding ribonuclease R; the encoded protein is MSKNKKPQRYLFEEVLDFLKHNDSKTFNYKQLGAAMEINNDQERLQLIEALELLKKQGFVIEKETGKYQIKQTKQYVTGTIDFTSQGTAFVVYDQEQSDIFVPAKKSKDALQGDLVKVYLFPKRGSGRRREGEVVEVITRAKTEFVGTIKINPKFAFVVPDSHKIHVDFFIRVNDIKGARDGQKVQIKFKEWKNGEQNPTGVVIEVLGYPGQHKTEMNAIMAEYGLPDHFPDEVEYEAKKLPTEITKAEIAKRRDFRGVTTFTIDPADAKDFDDALSIQLLDNGFWEIGVHIADVTHYLKVGTVLDKEAVNRATSVYLVDRVIPMLPEVLSNFVCSLRPHEEKYCFSAVFQLDEDAQIQDQWFGKTVIYSDRRFSYEEVQTIIETGEGEYKDEILVLDRLAKKLRHERQRNGSIFFDKAEVKFKLDGEGNPIGVFFKTQKDAHKLIEDFMLLANKKVAEFIGGKHETAGKSSTKNKGKEDPKYVSVYRVHDVPSDEKMQELSGFAARFGYQMNLGNKQKVAQSINKLLQDVKNKKEQSMMELLAVRSMAKAVYTTKNVGHYGLGFDYYTHFTSPIRRYPDVLVHRLLEARLNNKIYSNKDELEHLSKHSSDMERTAAEAERASIKYKQVEFMKDRIGETFDGIISGVTEWGIYVEVIENKCEGMIRSRDLKGDHFMYDEDNYRYIGKNTNKIYGLGDTVKIIVVEADLVKKQLNYAFADMEEKKTKFVDHKKRRGR